DNA from Quercus lobata isolate SW786 chromosome 1, ValleyOak3.0 Primary Assembly, whole genome shotgun sequence:
taaaatttattaatccATACTAACATTTTCACAAGCTTGTAGAGCttttgatcaaaaaaaaaaaaaaaaagcataataaGCAGTTATAGGCTTATAGCTAATAAGCACTTATTCACATTATCCTTTTAATGAATCATTCATGTAGTTAGTAGTAGTAGTTAATCTAAATATTTTCAATCGAAACTATCCACACCCCACAAAATTATCAGTGAGCACTGACCACAATCAAAAACACTTCCCAAAATCTTCTGAACTAATGCACATTCCTTCCAACTCCATGTTTGAATATAAAATAAGTTGCAGTCTACTTTATTAAAATGCAAAGCAATCATTTTATTTAGCCTTGCCCTCCTATGCCAATGGCCAAAGAGAGCAGTGAAAAGAGAGCTGCGAAAGTGTGAAGTGCTGGCCCAATACTATACAAATTCAAAAACGTCTGACACATCCGCCAACCAACTCACAGTACTTTTTGTTATGGCACCAGCACACACTGGATGACCATTTTACCCACCcatgtttttctctctctctacctaagaaagtaaaaaacaaaaagaatctATGATCCGttataaaaggaaggaaagGCAATGAGAATTTACAGTCTCTATGTTGACTATGGTCTACTTGGATCACCAAAACCCATTAACAAAAAAAGCAAATTTTGTAGATGGGCATGGACCGTTTGATCCGCAGAGTCCTTGCATTGCTTCGCAGATCTAGTCATGGTACCTCTATTTCACCTCACTGTTCTGCATTTTTCACTGTATGCATACTCTGgtttttgctatatatatatacatattcagATCATGTTTGCAAGTCTTTGCTTTAAAGGTTCTGGATTTGGACTTGAATTGACTGAATTCTACATGGGTTTTGCTTAAATATTCATGATGTTAGTTCAATTGTCTAGAAAATACCCTGTTGTGACTTTCATGGGGGAGTTCTatgctttcaagtttcaaggtCATTCATTGACTATAATATGTTTAAGTCGTTGTTTTAGTGGAATTCAAGCTTGGATTGACTGAATTGTACATGGGATTTTTTGCGTAACTATTCATTATGCTAGTTGAATTGTCTAGAAGATACCCTGTTGTGATTTTCATGGGAGAATTCTATGCTTTCAAGCTCACTCTTCGACTATGAGACGTTGTTGTTGTTTCAGTGAATTTAAGCTTTTGTGGGGTTTGTTGTAATTGTTGTAATTGTTGATGATGTAAATTGAATGATCTTGAAAATCCTCTGTTGTTGGATCTTAATTTATGAgtatattaaaatgaaaagtgtaaaaattatgatttaatTATCACTTTCTATTTGATCAGTGGATGTCTATGCTATAAAGGGAAATTGCTTGTGTATAACTTCCTTTACTTCTCATTCCAGGCCCAATATCATTTGTGAGGCACTTTTCATACAAGGATATAAAGAAGGGGACAGATGATTTTCAGAGGATCATATATAACAATTCTCATGGAACTGCTTATAAGGCCAAACTCCAAGATGGTGGGGTTGCTTTGGTAAAAGAAGTAGGAGCTTTTGATCAAGAAAATGATGTCTTCTACAGAGAAGTGCAACTCCTGGGCCGCTTGCATCACCGTCACCTTCTTCCACTCAAAGGGTTTTGCACAGGACATAAGACTAAGAGGTTTGATGCctagcttttcttttaaaatttatatgggTTGAACAAGATGTCTCACTTATTAAAAGGGATAGGTATAACTTGGCTACAAAGGCTGTTGGCAACTTTAGGGCATAGGTAGGTTATTTAACTAGTCTCTGATATATCCCTCTCCATCTCATAAGCTATAGAGGCTTTTAGTGGacctaagaaaagaaaaaagatgtatACTCTCTCCAACAACAAAATGAAGACaagtaaaattacatttttggcAACCCTAATGATAAACCCACCCTGGATACCTAATCCTGAGGTAAGTAGTACATAATTTTCTCTTGAACTACATCTGGAGAGATTATGTTTTCCATTATTAATGAGGTTATGTATATAAGGAATTATATCACAGACTATAAATGTGGTTGTGTATATAAGGAATTATATCACAGATACATACAAGCTAGTGCATCACATATGTTTCTCTAATGTGAGTAAGCATgtgcgcacacacacatatatagggtttttttttaaaaaaaaaatttaatctatgATGAAAGTTGTAATTATTCCCAAGAATGATATGAATCATATGATATAACCAAACATAGGAATGTTACATTCCCAGAAATTTAACAGGTTTGTAACTAAGAAACCAAACGCAGGAGAGCTATATGTATCAAGGAATATGGATTTAGGAATGCAACTCTTATGACACAGACATGCACACACAGCCACCCATTATGAGCACAAGCAAATTATGATTGCAGCATTTGAAATGTTCTGTTTACTTATGTATCTCCTAGAATATGCATAGATTAGAATATGaattattttactttctttttttcactttgaAGATTAATTATTAACTTCTACATGTTCCTATTACTCTTTTTAGGCTGCTAGTTTTCGACAACATAGAAAATGGAAGCTTGAAGGAGCATCTTAGTGGTAATTTTTGGAGCAAAACTTGTCTGTTTTTGCAAAATCTAATTTTGTTCTAATGATTTGCCCCTGGCAGATCCTCTTAAGACTCCCTTGAGTTGGAGGACAAGACTACAAATAGCCATTGGTGTTGCCTCTGCATTGGTAAGTTTGTGTGTTTATTTTGTCTTGTTGGATGGCAAACTCATAAATGCCACATAATGTTATCCCCTTgaacatttttgaaaaacaagataAATTCTGACAAATACATAAAGGAAAGATGCCAGAAATTTAATCTAGAAGCAAAGAACATGAGAAGGAATATTATCATTATATACGATAGAGCATTCTGAAAATAACTTCTGAAGGAAGTTaaagtgtatgtgtgtgtgctTAGTACAGAACATACTTGTCAACTCAAGCTCAAAAGCTAATAAAGACTTTAAGCTGAAATTATCCATTCTTAGCTTTACATAGAAGGCAATGCCAAATCACAAGGCACTATCTGCAAATAGTAAAATTGAGATAGAGCTTTCAACCAACTTTAAGGATTTTCTAAACCTTTTTCTGTGCTCTTCCTATGGGGTTTAGGATTTTGAGTGAGATAGACACAGGTATCAAGGcagtttatttttcattaagtaTCTGAAATTTCGATGAGAAGCATTTGATATTATTTCTACGTAACAAGTCAATCATTGAACCTGACAATGGCCACTtggtgaaatataaaaattgtgcCAACTGTTGATTCTTTACCTGCCAATAGATTAGTAACAACTGAATCCTACTCTGCATCTGCCATAGGTTAATCCTTTGAAATATATAGTATCTTATGGTTAGCATGTGACTCTGATTTCTTTCGTCTCAATCAATCCAAGTGGCAACTTAGGATTGGAATTTCCATATTATTTAGTCTTTCAAGTGAGGCAACCAGCATGGTATTTGAGTCACCTCAAGTATAGAAAATTATGCATAGCGTAAAAGTTTTGCTCGGTAATTAAGTTATGCTGATTTTCTTATGCAGGAATATTTGCTTCTGTTCGCTGACCCCCCGATGTATCATGTCTCCATCAGCTCAAGTAATATCATGTTAGATGATCAATTTACAGCAAAAGTAAGgatatatataatacatattcttttatttattttcaagaaacttTAAGTATTTGGTGCTCAAAAatgattcaaattttgaagatttgagTCAAGTAGATGGGACAATTCACTGTGCTTAAACTTGTGCAGACATTATTCGAAGATAATATTTCCTTTGCTTGCTACAGGTAGCTGATGTTGGCCTTTTTACTTCTGTTGGAAATCACATCACAGTTCCTCATGCCTCATGTTCAGAAGGTCATTTCTTTTACTATAACCCTTGCAACTAAATGGTAAATACCACACCTGTTTTCAGCAATTGTAAATTGTGATCTTATCagtatatttttatcttttattgcAGAGTGTATGGTTCAGGAACACGGTAACATTATACTCCAGCTAGGGGTGCTGATTCTGGAGCTTATTACTGGTCAGTGTTCAGAGAAGGGAGGTGCTGATCTAATCCAATGGATCCAAGAATCTCGCTTTGCAAGCTCCATGCATAAGATGATAGACCCCGATCTAGGAAATAATTATGATTCTAGGGAGCTCAAAAATCTTCTATCTGTAgcaaaattatgtattaaatctGGGGATAAGCCAAAATTTTCTATTCCACAGATAATTCATTATCTCCAGAAAAAGGTAGATATTCCATGTGACTAGTACATTCACTCTCCAGTGTAACTTCATAggaaattttcatatatattaaattaattgattCATGAAGGTTTTTGGTATAAGACAGCAAGGTTCAATCTGTCGTGAAAGCCCATCCCAGATGTTTCTTTCTTTGCAATATGAacagaaaatataaatagataagCATGTATGGCCATTAATGCggcagttttctttttttttctttttttctcttttgattagTCAATGTGGCAGTATTCAATTCTTAACCCATTTTAATAACGTGGCTTAAGAGTTGACATTACGAATTGGCTAAGACACACTAATAATGCCCTGATTCAATCAGAATGTCTCATACATGAGATAGTTGTTAGTAAACGAAACCCTAGCTGCCATACCAACGTTACTAGCATTAAAGCT
Protein-coding regions in this window:
- the LOC115982291 gene encoding probable receptor-like protein kinase At1g49730 — translated: MGMDRLIRRVLALLRRSSHGPISFVRHFSYKDIKKGTDDFQRIIYNNSHGTAYKAKLQDGGVALVKEVGAFDQENDVFYREVQLLGRLHHRHLLPLKGFCTGHKTKRLLVFDNIENGSLKEHLSDPLKTPLSWRTRLQIAIGVASALEYLLLFADPPMYHVSISSSNIMLDDQFTAKVADVGLFTSVGNHITVPHASCSEECMVQEHGNIILQLGVLILELITGQCSEKGGADLIQWIQESRFASSMHKMIDPDLGNNYDSRELKNLLSVAKLCIKSGDKPKFSIPQIIHYLQKKVDIPCD